In Lapillicoccus jejuensis, the DNA window CAAGAGCGCGGCCGACGTCGCCGTCCCGGTCGCGCAGCTGGTCACCGTCGGGCCGGACACGACGCCCGCGCAGATCGAGCGGCTCGTCGCCCGGCGCGGCTTCTCGCGCTACCCGGTGACCGACGCGGTGGGGGAGGTCGACGGCTACCTGCACCTCAAGGACGTGCTCTACGCCGACGACGAGCGGCACGAGCAGCCGGTCCCCGCCAAGCGGGTGCGGCGCCTCGCCACCGTCCGCCCCCAGGACGAGGTCGAGGACGTGCTGGCCACGATGCAGCGCACCGGCGCCCACCTGGCCCGGGTGGTCGGTGAGGACGGCGTCGTCACCGGGGTCGTGTTCCTCGAGGACGTCCTCGAGGAGCTGGTCGGCGAGGTCAGCGACGCCACCCAGCGCTGACCCGCCCGACGGGGCGTCTCAGCGCCGGCCGTAGCGCCCCGCCAACCGGGGGTCGCTCTCCCACCAGGGCCGGTCCGGGCCCGTCGTCGGCCCGGTCGGCGTCGGTCGGCCGTCGGCCGGCGGGGGAGCGACGGCGGCGTCGAGCCGGGCGTCGAGCGCCCGGGCGCCCTCCTCGTCGGCGCGGGCCCACTGCACGAGGGTGACGAGGACGAGCGGCACCCCGACGGACTCGGCCACCGCGACGAGGGTCTGCCCCGTGAGCCAGTCGAGCGAGCCGAGGGCGACGATGCCGGGGACGGCGTCGAGCAGGCCGTCGGAGAAGGCGAACAACGCCCGCAGCGCCGGCCCGCACCACGCCGGCAGCAGCCCCTCGACGAGCAGCGGCACGGTGACCAGCAGCCCGAGCAGCAGCGCGACGACCTGGAGCGAGGACCAGGCCTCCGGCCGGGTGCGGGCGTCGGTGAACCAGCCGCTGGTCACGGCGAGCGTGAGGACGGCCGCGGAGAGCACCGAGGCCACGAGCGGGAAGGTGAGGACCCGCGCCGCCCGCCCGTGGAGCAGGGCGACAGGACCGCCGTGACCCTCCTCGAGGAGGCGCACCGGGTCGCCGAGGCCCAGCAGGAAGG includes these proteins:
- a CDS encoding cytochrome c oxidase assembly protein; translation: MLTTWAPDALLALPVALAAAYGVLLARHRAARRRGAATAYPAWRALPVVLGLLLLVWAVAGWPAARRAQEAWPLALSLGLVTAVVPFLLGLGDPVRLLEEGHGGPVALLHGRAARVLTFPLVASVLSAAVLTLAVTSGWFTDARTRPEAWSSLQVVALLLGLLVTVPLLVEGLLPAWCGPALRALFAFSDGLLDAVPGIVALGSLDWLTGQTLVAVAESVGVPLVLVTLVQWARADEEGARALDARLDAAVAPPPADGRPTPTGPTTGPDRPWWESDPRLAGRYGRR